In the Sphingomonas sp. LM7 genome, one interval contains:
- a CDS encoding bifunctional diguanylate cyclase/phosphodiesterase, whose amino-acid sequence MDDNFAIADPTATAETPVFVLSFRQRDEVAAAAAGGGWRVVAARRPDGLEQRFLASGANVAVIDARGAMSEGLDATKALGRVIAAHGGAMLILVSQSDTVHMRYFYDAGATHFLGSPMSSAAMAHAIRFAQRHVERLARSSGQGSGASEPLGWRVDPEMRSLQLTPGLANLLGLSEAPGLLSVMRRLEPEDRRLVKSALKRLDGTHGSTAFAHDLAGVGRVVQHLQFDSATGSLHALVEALGIAPDASVAVRDALTGARDATSARRWIDRELAEGQGVGAILIGLSRFETVNTAYGRAAGDELLRGVSRRVAEVARETLGREAIVARIGGSEFLVASKDSDAARLGEAEARLEEALSRPFIAGGEIAHLGARMASATSVPGDAAASLLRRASEALLGDAVPAEPNAPPIEELANDLHRALERSEIGVRFQPQVAIASGQIVGVEALARWHHPQLGEIGAETLFLAAQRAGLDAQLSDHVQRRALTGAAQWPSKLGRLRLSINVTASDVARAGFADSLLGRVDASGFPRSRLTVEITESGIMADLTDAARLLSQLRAAGCRVAIDDFGTGYSSLAYLKALPLDYLKIDKRLSQDITGAHRDRVVVRGVIDMARSLGLAVVAEGVETDAQLDLLAKEGCQYFQGYLCAEPLDVPALANLVQG is encoded by the coding sequence ATGGATGACAATTTCGCGATCGCCGACCCCACTGCCACCGCCGAGACTCCGGTGTTCGTGCTCTCCTTCCGTCAGCGCGATGAGGTAGCGGCGGCGGCTGCCGGCGGGGGGTGGCGCGTCGTCGCGGCGCGGCGTCCCGACGGGCTCGAGCAACGCTTTCTGGCTAGCGGCGCCAATGTCGCAGTGATCGATGCGCGCGGCGCGATGAGCGAGGGGCTCGACGCCACCAAGGCGCTGGGCCGGGTGATCGCGGCGCATGGCGGGGCGATGCTGATCCTCGTCTCGCAGAGCGACACGGTCCACATGCGCTATTTCTACGATGCCGGCGCCACCCATTTCCTCGGCAGCCCGATGTCGTCGGCGGCAATGGCGCATGCGATTCGCTTCGCCCAGCGCCATGTCGAGCGGCTAGCGCGGTCGAGCGGGCAGGGCAGCGGCGCGTCCGAGCCGCTGGGCTGGCGAGTCGATCCCGAGATGCGCTCGCTTCAGCTCACTCCGGGGCTGGCGAACCTGCTGGGGCTCAGCGAGGCGCCGGGATTGCTGTCGGTGATGCGCCGACTGGAGCCCGAGGACCGGCGGCTGGTCAAGTCCGCGCTCAAGCGGCTCGACGGGACGCACGGCTCGACTGCTTTCGCGCATGACCTGGCCGGCGTGGGGCGCGTGGTGCAGCACCTCCAGTTTGATTCGGCTACCGGCTCGCTGCACGCGCTGGTCGAGGCGCTGGGCATCGCGCCGGATGCGAGCGTGGCAGTGCGCGATGCGCTTACAGGCGCGCGCGACGCGACGAGTGCGCGGCGCTGGATCGATCGCGAGTTGGCCGAAGGGCAGGGCGTCGGCGCGATCCTGATCGGACTCAGCCGGTTCGAGACAGTCAACACCGCCTATGGCCGCGCCGCCGGCGACGAACTGCTCCGTGGCGTCTCGCGGCGCGTGGCGGAAGTGGCGCGCGAAACGCTGGGGCGCGAGGCGATCGTCGCGCGGATCGGCGGATCGGAGTTCCTCGTCGCGAGCAAGGATTCGGACGCGGCGCGGCTTGGCGAGGCCGAGGCGCGGCTCGAAGAGGCGCTCAGCCGGCCGTTCATCGCGGGCGGGGAGATCGCGCATCTCGGCGCGCGGATGGCGAGTGCGACCAGCGTTCCCGGCGATGCGGCGGCAAGCCTGTTGCGCCGCGCGAGCGAAGCCCTGTTGGGCGATGCCGTGCCGGCTGAGCCCAACGCACCGCCGATCGAGGAACTCGCCAACGATCTGCACCGCGCGCTGGAGCGCAGCGAGATCGGCGTCCGCTTCCAGCCCCAGGTGGCGATCGCATCGGGGCAGATCGTCGGCGTCGAGGCGCTGGCGCGGTGGCATCATCCGCAACTGGGCGAGATCGGTGCCGAGACGCTGTTCCTCGCGGCGCAGCGCGCGGGTCTCGATGCGCAGCTCAGCGATCATGTCCAGCGGCGTGCGCTCACCGGCGCGGCGCAATGGCCCTCGAAGCTGGGGCGGCTGCGGCTGTCGATCAACGTCACCGCGAGCGATGTCGCACGTGCCGGGTTCGCCGACAGCCTGCTCGGGCGCGTCGATGCGAGCGGATTCCCGCGGTCTCGGCTGACCGTCGAGATCACCGAGAGCGGTATCATGGCCGACCTGACCGACGCGGCGCGACTGCTTTCGCAGCTGCGCGCTGCGGGCTGCCGCGTGGCGATCGACGATTTCGGCACCGGCTATTCGAGCCTCGCCTATCTGAAGGCGCTGCCGCTCGACTATCTCAAGATCGACAAGCGGCTGAGCCAGGACATCACCGGGGCGCATCGCGACCGAGTGGTGGTGCGCGGCGTCATCGACATGGCGCGCTCGCTCGGGCTCGCCGTCGTCGCCGAGGGCGTCGAGACCGACGCGCAGCTCGACTTGCTCGCCAAGGAGGGCTGCCAGTATTTCCAGGGCTATCTGTGCGCCGAACCGCTCGACGTGCCCGCGCTTGCCAATCTGGTGCAGGGATGA
- a CDS encoding globin-coupled sensor protein has translation MEMDSAQRETLRATRPAVRAVIGKALDRFYARAQRTPETARFFSDTAHMAKAKAAQEKHWDHIASGDFDSVYFESTRRIGSTHARIGLEPRWYVGSYAIVVEELVRGVAKRTSLWKRIVALLRPDAAHDTTIALAKAALLDMELSLSVYFEEAQASRNAAVAQFERVLASLADGDLTQELTAMPASFAALERSYNGSLAKIRTMIAQVAEGAGRIDAGVGEIAVASEDLARRTEGNAASLEQTSAAITQMDGRLKTSADAARSTVTRADQAIATVAGGRGIADEAVQAMTRVNESAKGIDSVIEGLDKIAFQTRVLAMNAAVEAGRAGEAGRGFAVVADLVSALAMRAEEEAGRARDQLTATQTDIVAAVEMVQKVDGALANISEDVSQVHALLGNMAADNSAQAIAIGEISSAVGTMDRTTQQNAAMVEETSAAARNLTHEVGTLSNLTSAFKVDQAARRGHLVAGAIKPLPVAAVSALVRPH, from the coding sequence ATGGAGATGGATTCGGCCCAGCGCGAAACGCTGCGGGCGACGCGCCCGGCCGTTCGCGCCGTCATCGGCAAGGCGCTCGACCGTTTCTATGCCCGCGCACAGCGGACCCCGGAGACCGCCCGCTTCTTCAGCGACACAGCGCACATGGCCAAGGCCAAGGCCGCGCAGGAAAAGCATTGGGACCATATCGCCAGCGGCGACTTCGACAGCGTCTATTTCGAGAGCACGCGCCGCATCGGCTCGACCCACGCGCGCATCGGCCTCGAGCCGCGCTGGTATGTCGGCAGCTATGCGATCGTCGTCGAGGAGCTGGTCCGCGGCGTCGCGAAGCGCACCTCGCTGTGGAAGCGCATCGTCGCCCTGCTCCGCCCCGATGCCGCGCACGACACCACCATTGCGCTGGCCAAGGCTGCGTTGCTCGACATGGAGCTGTCGCTTTCGGTCTATTTCGAAGAAGCCCAGGCGTCGCGCAACGCCGCGGTCGCGCAGTTCGAGCGCGTGCTGGCGTCGCTCGCCGATGGCGACCTCACTCAGGAGCTGACGGCGATGCCCGCCAGCTTTGCCGCGCTCGAGCGTAGCTATAATGGCTCGCTCGCCAAGATCCGCACGATGATCGCCCAGGTCGCCGAAGGCGCCGGGCGGATCGACGCCGGCGTCGGCGAAATCGCAGTCGCCTCCGAAGACCTCGCACGCCGCACCGAAGGCAATGCCGCCAGCCTCGAACAGACTTCCGCCGCGATCACGCAGATGGATGGCCGCCTCAAGACCAGCGCCGATGCCGCGCGCTCGACCGTGACTCGCGCCGATCAGGCGATCGCCACCGTCGCCGGCGGTCGCGGCATCGCCGACGAAGCGGTCCAGGCGATGACTCGCGTGAACGAGAGCGCCAAGGGCATCGACAGCGTGATCGAAGGGCTCGACAAGATCGCCTTCCAGACGCGGGTTCTCGCGATGAACGCGGCGGTCGAGGCCGGTCGCGCCGGCGAAGCGGGCCGCGGCTTCGCGGTCGTCGCCGACCTCGTCTCGGCGCTCGCAATGCGCGCAGAGGAAGAGGCCGGGCGCGCCCGTGACCAGCTCACCGCCACCCAGACCGACATCGTCGCAGCGGTGGAGATGGTCCAGAAGGTTGATGGCGCACTCGCCAACATCTCGGAAGACGTCAGCCAGGTGCACGCGCTGCTCGGCAACATGGCGGCCGACAATAGCGCCCAGGCAATTGCAATCGGCGAAATCTCGTCGGCGGTGGGCACGATGGACCGCACGACGCAGCAGAACGCGGCGATGGTCGAAGAGACGTCCGCAGCGGCGCGCAACCTCACACACGAGGTCGGCACGCTCTCCAATCTCACCAGCGCCTTCAAGGTCGATCAGGCCGCCAGGCGCGGCCATCTGGTCGCTGGCGCGATCAAGCCGCTCCCGGTCGCCGCCGTCTCGGCGCTCGTCCGACCGCACTGA
- the mfd gene encoding transcription-repair coupling factor, whose product MPDLKKILSATRPLTLAGAPTGFLPWMLADLARAGGMAVFVAPDEAAMRAIASTAPYFAPELDILSYPAWDCLPYDRASPTLRAMSERLATLHALQTKSEKPRLLITTVNAATQRTLTPFRIRQLVARLAPGERIGLDKLATLLQANGYVRVDTVNDAGEFAVRGGLVDLFPSGAEQALRLDFFGDEIESVRTFDPQDQRTTGRVDGFVLLPASEALLDEESIKRFRSRYREKFGANATSDPLYQAISDGRRLAGMEHWLPLFEEKLQTLFDHLPDAAVIVRDTATAGAGEQRFEAIADYQQNRVRAESSAPGSYRPLATDTLYLTPDEWAQAIDHGPVHTATPFHEPESATVLDFDVDGPRDFAPERAAGTNVYEAVVTHLGKVRKDGRKPILASYSNGARERLSGLLGDHGLKGARNAETWQEALGAADKGIALIVLPLDHGFTAPDVAVLTEQDMLGDRLIRRSKRRKNTDAFLQELATLSPGDLVVHIEHGIGRYDGLTQIPVQKAPHDCVALSYAGGDKLYVPVENLEVLSRYGAGEEGATLDRLGGEAWQRRKSKMKERIQEIAGELIATAAKRATRPAEVAEPDHGGYPAFVDRFPYEETDDQDRAINDVLGDLAAGRPMDRLIVGDVGFGKTEVALRAAFVAAMAGMQVAVVCPTTLLARQHHRNFVERFQGFPIEVGRLSRLVPAAEAKAVKEGLAEGKIDVVIGTHAILSKSIDFKRLGLVIVDEEQRFGVTHKERLKAMKADVHVLTLTATPIPRTLQMAMSGLRELSVIQTPPVDRLAVRTYVMPWDPVVLREALLREHYRGGQAYFVTPRISDLPDIEKFLREDVPEITYVVAHGQMAPTEVEERMSAFYDRRYDLLVSTTIIESGLDIPSANTLIVNRADKFGLAQLYQIRGRVGRAKTRAYAYMTTPPERQMTEAAAKRLKVLSDLESLGAGFQLASHDLDIRGAGNLLGDEQSGHIKEVGYELYQSMLEEAIMDAKAGGPRDDIRPKDLSPSITVDAPIMIPEDYVPDLDLRMGLYRRLNDVEDTRGIEEFAAELIDRFGKLPEPTDNLLRLIEAKLNAKKACISKIDVGPKGALVTFHEDKFPNVPGLLAYVDKLGETARLRPDMKLVINRAWANPQARLHGALQLSRGLAKAAG is encoded by the coding sequence ATGCCTGACCTCAAAAAGATTCTCTCCGCCACCCGCCCACTGACCCTCGCGGGTGCCCCGACAGGCTTTCTGCCGTGGATGCTCGCCGATCTCGCCCGCGCCGGCGGAATGGCGGTGTTCGTCGCCCCCGACGAGGCGGCGATGCGCGCAATTGCATCCACCGCGCCCTATTTCGCGCCCGAGCTCGACATCCTCAGCTACCCGGCCTGGGATTGCCTTCCCTATGACCGCGCCAGCCCGACGCTTCGCGCGATGTCCGAGCGCCTCGCCACGCTTCACGCTCTTCAGACAAAATCTGAAAAGCCGCGGCTATTGATCACTACGGTCAACGCCGCCACCCAGCGTACGCTTACGCCTTTCCGCATCCGCCAGCTCGTCGCGCGGCTCGCGCCGGGCGAGCGGATCGGCCTCGACAAGCTCGCGACCCTGCTTCAGGCGAACGGCTATGTCCGCGTCGATACCGTGAATGACGCAGGCGAGTTCGCAGTACGCGGCGGCCTCGTCGATCTCTTCCCGAGCGGTGCCGAACAGGCCCTCCGCCTCGACTTTTTCGGCGACGAAATCGAATCGGTCCGCACCTTCGATCCGCAGGACCAGCGCACCACCGGCCGCGTCGACGGCTTCGTCCTCCTTCCCGCCTCCGAAGCGCTGCTCGACGAAGAATCGATCAAGCGCTTCCGCAGCCGCTATCGCGAGAAGTTCGGCGCCAATGCGACCAGCGATCCGCTCTATCAGGCGATCAGCGACGGCCGCCGCCTCGCTGGCATGGAGCATTGGCTGCCGCTGTTCGAAGAGAAGCTCCAGACCCTGTTCGATCACTTGCCCGACGCGGCGGTGATCGTCCGCGATACCGCCACCGCAGGCGCCGGCGAGCAGCGCTTCGAGGCGATCGCCGATTACCAGCAGAACCGCGTCCGCGCCGAAAGCTCGGCGCCGGGCAGCTATCGCCCGCTCGCCACCGACACGCTGTACCTGACGCCCGACGAATGGGCCCAGGCAATCGATCACGGCCCGGTTCACACCGCCACGCCGTTTCACGAGCCCGAATCGGCCACCGTGCTCGACTTCGACGTCGATGGTCCGCGCGACTTCGCCCCCGAGCGGGCCGCGGGCACGAATGTCTACGAAGCCGTCGTCACACATCTCGGCAAGGTACGGAAAGACGGCAGGAAACCAATCCTCGCCAGCTATTCGAACGGCGCCCGCGAGCGCCTTTCGGGCCTGCTCGGCGATCACGGCCTCAAGGGCGCCCGCAATGCCGAGACCTGGCAGGAAGCGCTCGGCGCGGCCGACAAGGGCATCGCGCTCATCGTGCTGCCGCTCGACCATGGCTTCACTGCACCCGATGTCGCGGTGCTCACCGAGCAGGACATGCTCGGCGACCGCCTTATCCGGCGCTCCAAGCGGCGCAAGAACACCGACGCCTTCCTCCAGGAACTCGCCACGCTCTCGCCGGGCGACCTCGTCGTCCATATCGAGCACGGCATCGGCCGCTATGACGGGCTGACTCAGATCCCGGTGCAAAAGGCGCCGCACGATTGCGTCGCCCTCTCCTATGCCGGCGGGGACAAGCTCTACGTCCCCGTCGAAAATCTCGAAGTCCTCAGCCGCTACGGCGCCGGCGAGGAAGGCGCCACGCTCGATCGGCTCGGCGGCGAGGCATGGCAACGCCGCAAGTCGAAGATGAAGGAGCGGATCCAGGAGATCGCAGGCGAGCTCATCGCCACCGCGGCCAAGCGCGCCACACGCCCCGCCGAAGTCGCCGAGCCCGATCATGGCGGCTATCCCGCCTTCGTCGATCGCTTCCCGTACGAAGAGACCGACGATCAGGACCGCGCAATCAACGACGTGCTCGGCGATCTCGCCGCGGGCCGCCCGATGGACCGCCTGATCGTCGGCGATGTCGGCTTCGGCAAGACCGAAGTCGCACTGCGCGCCGCCTTCGTCGCGGCAATGGCGGGGATGCAGGTCGCCGTGGTCTGCCCGACCACCCTTCTCGCCCGCCAGCACCACCGCAACTTCGTCGAGCGCTTCCAGGGTTTCCCGATCGAAGTCGGCCGCCTGTCGCGCCTGGTCCCCGCCGCCGAAGCCAAGGCAGTCAAGGAAGGGCTGGCCGAGGGCAAGATCGACGTGGTGATCGGCACCCATGCGATCCTGTCCAAGTCGATAGACTTCAAGCGACTCGGCCTCGTCATCGTCGACGAGGAACAGCGCTTCGGCGTCACCCATAAGGAACGTCTCAAGGCGATGAAGGCGGACGTCCACGTCCTCACCCTCACTGCCACCCCGATCCCGCGCACGCTCCAGATGGCGATGAGCGGCTTGCGCGAGCTTTCGGTGATCCAGACCCCGCCGGTCGATCGCCTCGCGGTGCGCACCTATGTCATGCCGTGGGACCCGGTCGTCCTGCGCGAGGCGCTGCTGCGCGAACATTATCGCGGCGGCCAGGCCTATTTCGTCACACCGCGCATCTCGGACCTGCCCGATATCGAGAAGTTCCTGCGTGAGGACGTGCCGGAGATCACCTATGTCGTCGCCCATGGCCAGATGGCGCCGACCGAAGTCGAGGAGCGGATGTCCGCATTCTACGATCGCCGCTACGACCTGCTCGTCTCGACTACGATCATCGAGAGCGGCCTCGACATCCCCAGCGCCAATACGCTGATCGTCAACCGCGCCGACAAGTTCGGCCTCGCCCAGCTTTACCAGATTCGCGGACGCGTCGGCCGCGCCAAGACCCGCGCCTATGCCTATATGACCACCCCGCCCGAGCGGCAGATGACCGAAGCTGCAGCCAAGCGCCTCAAGGTGCTCTCCGATCTCGAATCGCTCGGCGCGGGCTTCCAGCTCGCCAGCCACGATCTCGACATCCGCGGCGCCGGCAACCTTCTTGGCGACGAACAGTCCGGGCACATCAAGGAAGTCGGCTACGAACTCTACCAGTCGATGCTGGAAGAGGCGATCATGGACGCCAAGGCAGGCGGCCCGCGCGACGACATCCGCCCCAAGGACCTGTCGCCGTCGATCACCGTCGACGCGCCGATCATGATCCCCGAAGACTATGTCCCCGATCTCGACTTGCGCATGGGACTCTATCGCCGCCTCAACGATGTCGAGGATACCCGCGGGATCGAGGAATTCGCTGCGGAGCTGATCGATCGCTTCGGCAAGCTCCCCGAGCCGACCGACAATCTGCTCCGTCTGATCGAAGCCAAGCTCAACGCCAAAAAGGCCTGCATCTCCAAGATCGATGTCGGCCCCAAGGGCGCGCTCGTCACGTTCCACGAAGACAAGTTCCCCAATGTCCCGGGCCTGCTCGCCTATGTCGACAAGCTGGGCGAGACCGCCCGGCTGCGCCCCGACATGAAGCTGGTCATCAACCGCGCCTGGGCCAACCCGCAGGCGCGGCTGCACGGCGCGCTGCAATTGTCGCGCGGGCTGGCCAAGGCGGCGGGATAA
- a CDS encoding succinate dehydrogenase assembly factor 2 produces the protein MDREHRLKRLRFRAWHRGVKEADLLIGGFFDAHAQGWNDAEIELFEEILEEQDVDIMAWAMGTAAVPVRYEGTIMSALKTLNYVPISR, from the coding sequence GTGGACCGCGAACATCGCCTCAAGCGCCTGCGCTTCCGTGCCTGGCACCGCGGCGTCAAGGAGGCCGACCTGCTGATCGGCGGCTTTTTCGACGCGCATGCCCAAGGCTGGAACGACGCGGAGATCGAGCTGTTCGAGGAAATCCTCGAGGAGCAGGATGTCGATATCATGGCATGGGCGATGGGAACCGCCGCGGTTCCCGTGCGCTACGAGGGCACGATAATGAGCGCCCTCAAGACACTGAACTACGTACCTATTTCCCGCTGA
- the recG gene encoding ATP-dependent DNA helicase RecG, which translates to MRPDILNPLFAEVTALKGIGPGLAKPLERLGLARAVDVAFHLPTGFIDRVPRDELDAADAGRIIAITLTAVSYRFGGSARSPARVQAVDAKGNYVTLVFFGGNSGWAKKLLPLNEPRFVSGKLETYGQELQIVHPDLVLPPEEAELVGREAVYPCSEGITSKRIAALAVQALERSPDLPEWIEASLKAQKGWPGWRAALAAIHADPADAKARERLAYDEIFANQLALMLVRGEARAKRGRPLASDGRLRDALKLPYAPTGAQSRTIREIEGDMAQSQPMLRLLQGDVGSGKTLVATMALLIAAEAGAQGAMLAPTEILARQHFETLTRMLSGLDVTVAILTGRDKGKAREATLMGLADGSIDILVGTHAIFQQGVNYKDLGLVVVDEQHRFGVAERLLLQSKAQVPPHLLVMTATPIPRTLQLATHGEMDVSRLDEMPPGREPIDTSVISEDRLAEIIEGLGRHLGSGKQAYWVCPLVEESEKVDLAAAEQRAAELQLRFGDKVGLVHGRMKGPEKDAVMARFAAGETGVLVATTVIEVGVDVPNATLIVIEHADRFGLAQLHQLRGRVGRGGGKSHCVLLRGGGLSETSRARLALMRDTNDGFLIAERDLELRGGGELLGTRQSGEAQFRLATPEMMQMLMVAANADARLLVDQDRGLQTARGQAARTALYLFERDAAVALLRSG; encoded by the coding sequence ATGCGGCCCGATATTCTCAATCCACTGTTCGCGGAGGTAACCGCGCTGAAGGGCATCGGCCCCGGGCTCGCCAAGCCGCTGGAGCGGCTCGGGCTCGCGCGCGCAGTGGACGTGGCGTTCCATTTGCCGACCGGGTTCATCGATCGCGTGCCGCGCGACGAGCTTGACGCTGCCGATGCCGGGCGGATCATCGCGATTACACTCACCGCAGTCAGCTATCGCTTCGGCGGCAGCGCGCGGTCGCCGGCGCGGGTGCAGGCGGTGGATGCCAAGGGGAATTACGTCACCCTGGTGTTCTTTGGCGGCAATTCGGGCTGGGCGAAGAAGCTGCTGCCGCTCAACGAGCCGCGCTTCGTCTCGGGCAAGCTCGAAACCTATGGGCAGGAGCTGCAGATCGTCCATCCGGACCTCGTGCTGCCGCCGGAGGAAGCCGAGTTGGTCGGGCGCGAGGCAGTATACCCGTGTTCGGAAGGCATCACGTCGAAGCGGATCGCCGCGCTGGCGGTGCAGGCGCTCGAACGCTCGCCCGATCTGCCAGAATGGATCGAGGCGAGTCTCAAGGCGCAGAAAGGCTGGCCGGGCTGGCGCGCGGCCCTGGCCGCAATCCATGCCGATCCGGCCGACGCCAAGGCGCGCGAGCGGCTCGCCTATGACGAGATCTTTGCCAACCAGCTCGCGCTGATGCTGGTGCGCGGCGAGGCTCGCGCCAAGCGCGGACGGCCGCTGGCGAGTGACGGGCGGCTGCGCGACGCACTGAAGCTGCCTTACGCCCCGACCGGCGCGCAATCGCGCACGATCCGCGAGATCGAAGGCGATATGGCGCAGTCTCAGCCGATGCTGCGGCTGCTCCAGGGCGATGTCGGATCGGGCAAGACGCTGGTGGCGACTATGGCGCTGCTGATCGCTGCCGAGGCGGGCGCACAAGGCGCAATGTTGGCACCGACCGAAATCCTGGCACGCCAGCATTTCGAGACACTTACACGCATGCTTTCCGGCCTGGACGTAACAGTTGCGATCCTTACCGGGCGCGACAAGGGCAAGGCGCGCGAGGCGACGCTGATGGGCTTGGCGGATGGATCGATCGATATTCTGGTCGGCACGCACGCGATCTTCCAGCAGGGTGTGAACTACAAGGATCTCGGGCTGGTCGTGGTCGATGAACAGCACCGCTTCGGCGTTGCCGAGCGACTGCTGCTCCAGTCCAAGGCGCAGGTGCCGCCGCATCTGCTGGTGATGACGGCGACGCCGATCCCGCGGACGCTCCAGCTGGCGACGCATGGCGAGATGGACGTCAGCCGGCTCGACGAGATGCCGCCGGGGCGCGAGCCGATCGACACCAGCGTGATTTCCGAGGATAGGCTCGCCGAGATCATCGAGGGGCTGGGACGGCATCTCGGTTCGGGCAAGCAGGCCTATTGGGTATGCCCGCTGGTCGAGGAGAGCGAAAAGGTCGATCTCGCCGCCGCCGAACAGCGCGCGGCCGAATTGCAGCTGCGGTTCGGTGACAAGGTCGGGCTGGTCCATGGCCGGATGAAGGGGCCGGAGAAGGACGCAGTGATGGCGCGCTTCGCTGCCGGCGAAACCGGCGTGCTGGTGGCGACCACGGTGATCGAAGTCGGCGTCGACGTGCCGAATGCGACGCTCATCGTGATCGAGCATGCCGATCGGTTCGGGCTGGCCCAGCTTCACCAGCTGCGCGGGCGCGTCGGGCGGGGCGGGGGCAAGTCGCATTGCGTGCTGCTGCGGGGCGGCGGGCTGAGCGAGACGTCGCGTGCCCGGCTGGCGCTGATGCGCGATACCAATGACGGGTTCCTGATCGCCGAGCGCGATCTCGAATTGCGCGGCGGCGGCGAACTGCTCGGCACGCGCCAGTCGGGCGAAGCGCAGTTCCGGCTGGCAACGCCCGAGATGATGCAGATGCTGATGGTCGCGGCCAATGCCGACGCACGGCTGCTGGTCGATCAGGACCGCGGGCTGCAGACTGCGCGCGGGCAGGCAGCGCGGACGGCGCTGTATCTGTTCGAACGCGATGCCGCGGTGGCGCTGCTGCGTTCGGGCTAG
- a CDS encoding PilZ domain-containing protein, translating into MSFRIGNLAIADDRREMREDVHYRARAFGPDARQLTFLVVNISPHGLMARCDTPFEVGDRLRVVLPSAGPVVAEVRWSLGGRLGAQFDPAIDLAAYYELIAVMVKGK; encoded by the coding sequence GTGAGTTTCAGGATCGGCAATCTGGCCATCGCCGACGACCGGCGGGAAATGCGCGAGGACGTGCATTACCGGGCGCGCGCGTTCGGCCCCGATGCCCGCCAGCTCACGTTCCTCGTCGTCAACATCTCTCCGCACGGGCTGATGGCACGCTGCGACACGCCGTTCGAAGTTGGGGACCGCCTGCGGGTGGTCCTCCCCTCGGCAGGCCCGGTTGTCGCGGAAGTGCGCTGGTCGCTGGGCGGCCGGCTCGGCGCCCAGTTCGATCCCGCGATCGACCTCGCTGCCTATTACGAGCTGATCGCCGTCATGGTGAAGGGCAAATAG
- the tyrS gene encoding tyrosine--tRNA ligase, protein MTEYTSDLLRLLSSRGYIHQVTDPAGLDALAARQVVPGYIGFDPTAPSLHVGSLVQIMLLRRLQQSGHKPIVLMGGGTGKVGDPSFKDEARKLMTVDTIASNIASIKTVFENFLTFGNGPTDAVMLDNADWLDTLEYLPFLRDYGQHFSVNRMLSFDSVKLRLDREQSLSFLEFNYMILQAYDFLELSRRSACRLQMGGSDQWGNIVNGIELSRRVDSTEVYGVTTPLITTADGGKMGKTMSGAVWLNPEQLSHYDYWQFWRNTDDRDVGRFLRLFTDLPLDEIARLEALEGAEINEAKKILANEATAMCRGPAAALEAAETARRTFEEGSAGEALPTFAVPEGSIAIVDALIGLGLCASKGEARRKIGEGAIKIDDQPVSDPAATVPVPSQVKISFGKKKHGLLVPA, encoded by the coding sequence ATGACCGAATACACGTCCGATCTGCTCCGCCTGCTCTCTTCGCGCGGCTATATCCACCAGGTCACCGACCCTGCGGGGTTGGATGCCCTCGCCGCACGCCAGGTCGTTCCCGGCTATATCGGCTTCGATCCCACGGCGCCTTCGCTCCACGTCGGCAGCCTCGTCCAGATCATGCTGCTTCGCCGGCTCCAGCAATCGGGCCACAAGCCCATCGTGCTGATGGGTGGTGGCACCGGCAAGGTCGGCGACCCCAGCTTCAAGGACGAGGCCCGCAAGCTGATGACGGTCGATACGATCGCCAGCAACATAGCCTCTATCAAGACGGTGTTCGAGAACTTCCTGACATTCGGCAACGGCCCGACCGACGCAGTGATGCTCGACAATGCCGATTGGCTCGATACGCTCGAATATCTCCCGTTCCTGCGCGATTACGGCCAGCATTTCTCGGTCAACCGGATGCTGAGCTTCGACTCGGTCAAGCTGCGGCTCGATCGCGAGCAGTCGCTGTCGTTCCTCGAATTCAACTACATGATCCTCCAGGCCTACGACTTCCTGGAACTGTCGCGCCGCTCGGCCTGCCGCCTGCAGATGGGCGGGTCGGACCAGTGGGGCAACATCGTCAACGGCATCGAGCTGTCGCGCCGCGTCGATTCCACCGAAGTGTACGGCGTCACCACCCCGCTGATCACCACGGCGGACGGCGGCAAGATGGGCAAGACCATGTCGGGCGCGGTGTGGCTCAACCCCGAGCAGCTCAGTCATTACGACTATTGGCAGTTCTGGCGGAACACCGACGACCGCGACGTCGGCCGCTTCCTCCGCCTGTTCACCGATCTGCCGCTCGACGAGATCGCCCGCCTGGAGGCACTCGAAGGCGCCGAGATCAACGAGGCCAAGAAAATCCTCGCCAACGAAGCGACGGCGATGTGCCGCGGCCCCGCCGCCGCGTTGGAAGCCGCCGAGACCGCACGCCGCACCTTCGAGGAAGGCAGCGCCGGCGAGGCGCTGCCGACCTTCGCAGTGCCGGAAGGCAGCATCGCGATCGTCGACGCACTGATCGGCCTCGGTCTGTGCGCGTCGAAGGGCGAGGCGCGGCGCAAGATCGGCGAAGGCGCTATCAAGATCGACGACCAACCGGTGAGCGATCCCGCGGCGACCGTGCCGGTGCCCAGCCAAGTCAAGATCAGCTTCGGCAAGAAGAAGCACGGCCTGCTCGTGCCTGCCTGA